From Paenibacillus thermoaerophilus, a single genomic window includes:
- the erpA gene encoding iron-sulfur cluster insertion protein ErpA: MDLVKITEPAANKIKELLAAEETPNLFLRLGVKPGGCTGFTYGMGFDNEQREDDHVLELHGMKVVVDPESAKFLYGLEIDYQEAAMGGGFTMNNPNAVATCGCGSSFRTATDAGKPDTEC, from the coding sequence ATGGATCTCGTCAAAATCACCGAACCGGCCGCAAACAAGATCAAGGAACTGCTTGCCGCCGAAGAGACGCCGAACCTGTTCCTGCGTCTTGGCGTCAAGCCGGGCGGCTGCACCGGCTTCACATACGGCATGGGCTTCGACAATGAGCAGAGAGAGGACGATCATGTGCTGGAGCTTCACGGCATGAAGGTCGTCGTCGATCCGGAGAGCGCCAAGTTTTTGTACGGTCTGGAGATCGATTACCAGGAAGCCGCGATGGGCGGAGGGTTCACCATGAATAATCCGAACGCCGTCGCCACTTGCGGATGCGGCTCGTCCTTCCGCACCGCCACCGATGCCGGCAAGCCGGATACGGAGTGCTGA